AGGTCTGTACAGGATACCAGTTTGAAGCTGCTGCTACAGTAACTGCATTACTGAATAGGAAAACAGTGTAAATCTACCCAAAAAAGCTGAAGACTATATGAATGCATCAGAAGATctcatatttatgtattttacagtCAGTGGGAAGCATTATGAGTGGCAGCTGTTAGTCGACCGTCAGTGGCTGCCAATAGATAACGATCATGTGATCGAGACTCACTACTGCCAACCTGGAGCCAAAGGAATCACCATCAACACAAGCCACGGgtcagtgtgtttgcagtgtgaaaGAACTAACAGTTTAGTTGTCTTTGTCTGACAGCTGTGAATGTATAATCTTTAaatatttgaatgaaaaatgacCCTGAGTCAAAATTGTATCACCTCTCAGTAATTGCACTGCATCCAATTTGACAAGTAGTCTTTGTTCTTatggaaaattaaaaactaacagCTTAGATtaactacatatatatatatatatatatatatatatacatatatatatatatatatataatttttggaGACTGTTTTTTCCAGCTGCTTTTTCCTCAGGGGTTGTGTTTCTCTACCTTTTTCTTCTACTGGCAAAAGGTGTGCTATTAAATTCAAGTCAGGCGATGTTCTTGGCCAGATCATTCTGGATGGTTATCATGTTGGAATATTCATATTTTGTTAAGCCTCTACAGACTAAAGTTATCTTGCCAGCTAGTATTTTGGCATATCCACAGCCATTTATGGTGGCATCTATCAGTGTCATCTCCCCAACACTTCACATTCATGCAGCCTTGTATCAGCACCATCCTACTCTATGCTTCTCTGTCAGGACTATATATTGTGGTAGTCATGACCAGGTTTACGCTAAACATGCTGGATCAGATCTGAGCTAAACAAATTcatcttggtctcatctgtcatAAGAATGTCCTCCTAAATGATAGCAGTTTATCCCTGCAGTTTAGAGCCAAAAGccaatgctttttttttgtggatgcTGACTATAAAGGTTGACATTGTATGATGCGGTTCACACTGTCTGAACTGTCACAGAAACCCTGATATCCACTGTTTACTCCATGTGCCAAGACTTTCTCATCTGTTTTCTGAGTTGGGTTGTGAAAGCAGTGCACTGTCTGTGTCACTTTATTGCAATACcccctgcagctctgattagtggtattATGACTtgttctacacctcctgattactgctgtttTTGACTGGTTTTTAGGTGCTGACCAATCTTTCAGTATCTTTGagtctcacaatcagatttttcacaCATGTGGCAATCCTTTCATATGTGGAgtcatgatgcagacatgcacacagacacatccCATAgatcacagagacagaaaatcacagGTGTAACCAGTTTGgtgtcagtgatcacaggtgtCTTCACTTCTGTTGCACTGAGTTTCATCTTTGGGACCCGTGCTTTCAATATAATCTTTCTAATGTATTTGTTACTGATTATTCTTAAGAGTAAATACTGATAAGAAGTGATGCGACTAATAAGAGGTGATACAATTTGTATTTTGCACAGGAGTGTTCTCACCTCTGTTGTACACTGTATGAAGAGGAAAAGCTATAGTTTTTAACTATTGTATTCCATATTTTGCGGGGTGGAACGGCATTTGAAACGGttttattaagaaaataaaattgtCTATTGTTGCTGAGGATGTTGAAATAATGATACTATAAAGAATATTTACAACACATTGAGTAATGACTTAGATGGCTAGGTTCAAAACAAAGTTATTACCCCAATAATCTTTCAATAAAGGGGCACATTCAAGAATTGTCTGTCAAGCTGATTTCTTTATGCTTTTTCACAGGCAGGTGCTCATAGACTTTGATAAGTTACAGACTCCTAATGCAGCTCTGCAGGTGCAAAGACTGAGCTTCCTGTCTCGGGGCCAGACTGAGGACGTTGGCTGGTACTTCAGAGACGACCAGCTGTGGTGTGAATATGGAGCCCAGGTGAGGAAACCAATGAAATTACAGATGGAGTCTCCTTATGCTACTCACAAAAAGAACGAATTAGAATGTTTTCTATTACTTCCCTGTAAAAGTGAACCAGAATTTGGGAATTTTAGCCTTCTTAGAGTTGCTTAACAAGTCCAGTTTCCTTCTTACTTTTACTGAGCGGGAGGTTATTTTCAGTGTACCACATTGCAAAGTTTTTCTCCCAATCCCTTGAgttcatttgtttgattttttagtgtttttacttcCTTGATGTCCCGTCTCTTCCTTTCTTTAGGGTTCCGCCAtgttgtcctcatcaatcagcagCAGAGATATTGAACTTCAGTTCAGTCTGAACCCTCAGGGAACCTTCAGATTCACAGTGGGCTCTACAGGATACTCACTTGACTTCTCCAGTATGTGCCATATACATATaaattgtgtgtgtgaactTGTTGATTTGATGTATTTCCCTATAAAACTAAACCTGATCTAGTCAGTTTTCTTCTTTGCAGCCATGACCCAAAGAAACCACATCACAGGCTTGTGCAGGAATGTACGCAGACGTCCAAAACTTACTTCCAACACTGAGAGGTaagacttttctttttcttccctcaggcaaatgtttgcattttaagCAAATGCCCTTTAGTCTTCTGAAACAccagaaaacaaagtgaaacctcAGTTTGACAGAGGAACCCTTATGGAACTGCGCTCAGATgaaatttttttcccctgcatATTTACGTTTCATGTTCATGTTTGATGTGTCTGCAGCCTTTCCTCCACATCAGTCCTGCCCACAGCTTCCTCCTCCCAGCTCACTGATGGAGGCTACAAGTGGGAGTTCACGGGAGATGAGGGGGTGTGGACAGAATACCAAGCACATGTAAGTAGGTCATCCGATAATTTCATGAaggttttttttcagagaatttAGAAATAAAAGTGCCTCAAAGTAAATGCTCATAGTTTCTTTTTCAGCTGGAAACATTACTATGTTAAGGTGCTTATTGTGTGCTTTAAAGGGATCTTTAACTTTCATTGTATGTTTGACCTGGTAAATAATTAAGAGTCAGCAGTGGCATCTAGTGGTCAAATAGAAAACACCCCAATGATTTATCTTTCTATTGAATTCAATGTAAACCATCATCAACTTTCATTTCCCTCATGGACATTATGGAGCCATGCCAAAGCTTGTGACTGTGAAGCGAGTAGAAGATGACAagaactataaaaaaaaagaatcaaaactAAAGATGAAACCTCATCATTTAAGATTTTAAGTAACATTTTTGCatattgtctttgttttgtgcaatttttagAGTGAAAACAGGAAAGTATCACCATGCGAAAGACATTTAATCTGTTTTACCAAAATCTCACACCTTAATTAGCTTGTCAGGGCTGTGGCTTGTCTACAATCATCATTGGGAAAGGCCAGGTGAAGTAAACTTCAAGGCGAATATTCAGACTTCTCAAAGCTTGTCCCAGTAATCAGCAGCCATCTAAGCAGCTGCCCAGCACTCTCAACATTGAAATAATTGATGCCCCAAGGCAGGAGAGGCTTTACAAAGATAATCAAATGTTTTGCTTGTAGCTGTTTCCTCAGTTCCTAATGTAATCAAGAAATGGCACTGAACAGGAACAACAGAATTCAAGTTATGGCCTGAAAGGCCAAGAAGTTTTTTTGGAGAACAGCTGGTTTTGTTGCTAGAAATGCTGATTAAATCATTGTTCAGTGACACCTGCACAACCATGACCTTCATGGATTATCAAAAGAAAACACTCCCTGCATCCTCATCTGAAATTGCTTCTATCAGAAGATTGCAAATGAACATCTAAACAAGTCTGATGCCTTTTTGGAAACATGTAGGGGACAAAAGGGGAGGACATTAACTGGAGCTAATTCACAGCCAGAACAGATCTAGTTAATCTGAACTTGGTGTGCAATTGTCATTGGATAATTATTTGAACGGGGTTTCTAATCTATTGGATGATAAATCCAGAGGTGGGAGCTACTGTAGTCTTTGTACAAGTGCTATTCTATCACCCAACACCATGTCAGCAACACAAACCTCTCCGAAAGTTCTGGTACAAAAATTGCCAGAACAAACATCTGTGAAATGTGAAGAATGGAGAGGTTTCTTTAAGTTACAGGGATAAACGTGTACAAGTATAAATATCTGtgaagtacacacgtggacaaaattgttggtacccctcagttgactgattatgagtttggaaacacctgtgatgtcaattaaatgacacacctgagttaatcatgtcactctggtcaaatagttttcaatcttttatagaggtaccatcatttttgtccagccctatttcattagtttgtttttttaaataattatgttaatcaacaattcaaaagtgatggctgattttgattatttaattttcaataaatttttatttattgttacttttgtgagtttcaagtgatttcagtgagaattgtgggtttttccttctttaactgaggggtaccaacaattttgtccacgtgtgtatgacgACGTAgagaaaacatgacaaatttAGTTCTTAATTGTGCAGAATTTCATGAAGTGAACACCTCTCCAACTGTTCAGCACTGGGGTGAATCCATCATGCTTTCGGCTTGTGTTGCAGATGGAGATGCAGGAATGTTTCAGTAGTAGACAGAAGAATAAATTAACTACCAGCACATTCTGAATGCAAAAATGGCACTGTCTGTAAATTAGCTGAAGATGAAAACAGATGGCCTCCTCAAAAGAACAATGACGCTGAAAACACCTTAAAAATCCACAGTTGACAACCCAATCTTACAGAACTTAAAGCCTTTTGGAGGGAGATTGGGCTAAAATACACCGCCTTATCTGACTACAAAAAGCATTTACAAGCTGTGATACTTGCAAATTAGGTGTTACCAAGTACTGATCATGCACAAACCTTTGCTTCAGGTCCTATTCCAATTTTCTTTTCATGCCATTTGGACATCAAATCATTTTCTTAGTTCCAATAGCAGAAGCTTTCACCTTAACTTCCATGATGGTGGCTTGTTTCAATACATTTGCAACTCAAATTAAGAGGAAACATACATTCCTCTGCTAGCTGATTTAGTTGTTCTTGCTTGTTTGCGTGTAGATCTGTTCGTTTGACAGCGCTGCTATTGAGAGACAGTACCAGGTGAACCCTCAGGGTCAGCTCCACTTCAAGGTCAACAGCTTTTCATACACGCTGGATTTTTCAAGTAAGGCACACACATAATTTACAACTGCCCAGCTGCTCTATGTTAAACCAAACAGTTAATTCTTTTGCTGAGGCCAGCTATTTAAAATCCCACTGAAACATTGTCTACGATGGTTTATCATAGAAATGTGTCAAGtcaacaacatttttgggacTTCAAGGACAGTGAGGAGGACTGTTAACTACGGGatccaacagagcagcaggtcaGGAGAAACATTTGGTTTGGTTGCCTGATATCCCTTAACTTGTCTGATAATTGCACAAGATGACAAGAACATTTAATCACCTTCAATTTAAAGCCATGAATGAGCAAATTTAGTAGAAACACAATCAATTAAATTAGATGGAacatgaggattttttttaaaggctacACTTGACTCTCACACATTGATTTGTTGCTGCTAATCTAACCTATAACTAGTGTTCCATCTAATATTTTATCTCTGTCTCATGCACAGCAAATCTGCAGAATTTGTGTTTAAattcatataaatatatttgcTATCGATGTTTTCATCTTTAAAACATCTGTTCTTTAGTTCGAGCACGTCACCACGATGGCAGTTCCAAGATATCGGTGGAATGTGGAGGGATTTTTCCAAAGTAAGACTTaactttcttttgttgttgggCAAATAGTgctgtaaaaaaatctgtacatcAGTAAATAAGATGGCAAGAAGACTAAAAGTCAACAATCTACAAGTCAGGACCATGAAGgcccttaaaaaaaaaactttagctATTAACATAAATGCTGGAATAATTGACCAACTGAAATATCCCTAGcactgttaaaaagaaaatgaagaaaacgcTGTTTTTTATGAGCTACTCAGAATTTACCAGCATTTTATTTAAGTGTGCGAATGTTGTTGTTCTGTGCAGGGACCCAGTGGGTGCAGCATTTCCAGTCAGGACATCGAGCTCCAGTACCAACAGAACCCTTCAGGCACTGTGATATTTACCACCAATTACTTCAGCTACAAGCTGGACTTCTCAGGTGAGCTACATGAAGTTTCCTCCAAGTCTGTATTCCGCACTGTGTTGCACTTCTCATTGATATTTGCACAGCTGCAATGGGATGTTCACTCCAGACTGATTGTGTCGTTTGCAGCCATGACTCAGACGAACCTGTCGACTGCCACCACCAGATCTGTGAGACGATTCAACCAGTGACTGAAGCAGATTTGGAGATCTGGATGAACTTGATCATATGAGTTGTTGCATGCCACTGCCCGCCTCAGGTTACCTCTAATGTTGGGTTACAACATTGTCAGGAAATATTCTTTATATGAGCACAGCTTATCTACAATGCTCCATTttccttaatttaaaaaaagatctttGATGAGGCAGTATCTCACTTTCTCTCTAAAATGGCTAGATTTAGTGCTGGGGTTTGGTTATA
This is a stretch of genomic DNA from Acanthochromis polyacanthus isolate Apoly-LR-REF ecotype Palm Island chromosome 1, KAUST_Apoly_ChrSc, whole genome shotgun sequence. It encodes these proteins:
- the si:ch211-244b2.3 gene encoding uncharacterized protein si:ch211-244b2.3, with product MMEDLEEVDCFQETPVSGKHYEWQLLVDRQWLPIDNDHVIETHYCQPGAKGITINTSHGQVLIDFDKLQTPNAALQVQRLSFLSRGQTEDVGWYFRDDQLWCEYGAQGSAMLSSSISSRDIELQFSLNPQGTFRFTVGSTGYSLDFSTMTQRNHITGLCRNVRRRPKLTSNTESLSSTSVLPTASSSQLTDGGYKWEFTGDEGVWTEYQAHICSFDSAAIERQYQVNPQGQLHFKVNSFSYTLDFSKMCQVNNIFGTSRTVRRTVNYGIQQSSSSSTSPRWQFQDIGGMWRDFSKGPSGCSISSQDIELQYQQNPSGTVIFTTNYFSYKLDFSAMTQTNLSTATTRSVRRFNQ